AGGGCCGCACCGGCGCGTACTGGGGCATGTTCAACGCCGATCGCCAGCTGAAATTCCCGTTCACCGGCCCGGTCACCGAGGACGTGGGCTGGCCGTGGAAGGCCTTTGCCGCCTCGCTGCTGGCGTTCTTCCCCATGCTGTGGTTCGGCTACCGCTTCAGCCGCTTCAAGCTGATGGGACGCCTGTTCTTCATGGCGTTGGTGCAGCTGGCCTGCGGCCTGATCGTTTGGTCGGCCACCCTGCCCTTCAACTTCTACCTCAGCCCGTTCGACTGGGCGATGTTGATCCTTCTGTTCCCCGCGCAGATCGCCATCCTCAGCATCCTGCTGATCAACGGCTTCGAGTTCACCGAGGTGCTGTGGCGGCGCGAGTGGATTCGCCACGCCGGCATGCTGCCGAAGGACCCGGTGGAGCGGCAGCCCTTCGTCTCCATCCACCTGGCCTGCCACAACGAGCCACCGGAGATGGTCCAGGTCACCCTGGATTCCCTGGCCGCGCTGGATTACGAGAACTACGAAGTGCTGGTGCTGGACAACAACACCAAGGACCCGGCGGTCTGGGAACCGGTCAAGGCCTACTGCGAACAACTGGGCGCGCGGTTCCGCTTCTTCCACCTGGAACCCTGGCCCGGCTACAAGGCCGGCGCGCTGAACTTCGGCCTCACCGCCACCGACGAGCGCGCCGACGTGGTCGCGGTGATCGATGCGGACTACGTGGTCCGCGAAGACTGGCTCGCCTCGCTCACGGGCTATTTCCATGATGCCAAGGTGGCCGTGGTGCAGTGCCCGCAGGCCCACCGCGATTTCGAGAACAACCGTTTCCGCCGCATGACGGCCTGGGAATACGACGGCTTCTTCCGCATCGGCATGCACCACCGCAACGAGCGCAATGCCATCATCCAGCACGGCACCATGACCATGGTGCGCCGCTCCGCGCTCGAGGGCACCGGCGGCTGGTCCGAGTGGACCATCTGCGAAGACGCCGAGCTGGGCCTGCGCCTGATGCACGCAGGCTACGAGCTGGTCTATGTCGACGAACTGATGGGCAAGGGCCTCACCCCTGCCGACTTCAAGGCCTACAAGAGCCAGCGCTACCGCTGGGCCTTCGGTGCCATGCAGATCCTCAAAGGCCGCTGGACCTGGATGACCCGCAAGGGACCGTTGTCGGCCGGCCAGCGCTTCCACTTCCTCACCGGCTGGTTCAGCTGGTTCGCGGACGCGCTGCATTTCATCTTCACGATGATGGGCCTGTTGTGGACCGCCGGCATGATCTACGCGCCGCAGTACTTCAACCTGCCGATGCAGTTGTTCCTCATTCCGGTCATCGGGTTCTTCTTCGCCAAAGCCATCTTCGGCTTCGTGCTTTATCGTGCGCGTGTTCCGTGCAGCTGGTACGACACGATCATGGCCTCCGTGGCCAGCATGGGCTTGTCGCATGCCATCGCGCGCGGCATCCTGCACGGGCTGACCCGCGAGAAAACCGCGTTCGTGGTGACCGCGAAGAGCCGCCGCATGGGTGGCAGCAGCTTCGCCGCCTTCGCACCGGTGCGCGAGGAAGGCCTGATGGCCATCGCGCTGCTGTGCGCCGTGATCGGCATGGCGTTGCACTACGGCACGGCGTACACGGAAAGCGTGCTCTGGATGTTCATCCTTGCGGCGCAGTCCATTCCGTACGTGTCTGCCCTGGTGGGTGCGTGGATCGCACACCGCGCGGGCGACGAGGCGGGTTGATTCAGCCTCGTTCACGTTTGTGTATCGACCTTACACGTCCGGCGCGGTAAGTTAGGTCGGAGACAAGCCACGAATGGAACAGGACGCTCATGCGCCTTAAAAGACGCCATGGACTGCTGCTCCTGCCGTGGTTCCTCCTCCCCGGCCTGGTCCACGCGGGCATCGTGCTCACGGTGGACGGTGTCGACGACACCCTCAAGAACGCGGTCGTGGCGGGTGTCGACCTTTCGCAGTACACGCAGCGTGATGTCACCGCCGCGCAGGTGCGCCGACTCTACGAAAAAGCGCCCGAGCAGGTACAGGCCACACTGCGGCCCTACGGTTACTATGAAGCCTCGGCCACGGGCGACCTGAAACAGGTCGGCAAGGACTGGCAGGTGACCCTGCATGTGGTGCCGGGCCTGCCGGTCAAGATCACTGCGGTGAACGTTACGGTGGACGACGATGCCGGCAAGGTGCCCGCCGTGCGCCGCGCAGTCCGCGGCGTCACCGCGTTGAAGGACCAGCCGATGAACGACGGCGCTTACGAAGGCGCGCGCGACGCCGTCAGCGGCGCACTCACCGCCACGGGGTATCTCGACGCGCGCCTGGTCACGCACACCGTGGAGGTGAACCGGGCCGAGCACAGCGCCACGGTGAACCTGGCCTGGGACACCGGCAAGCGTTACCGCTACGGCCATGTCGTGTTCAAGAACTCGCAGTTCCGTGACGGTTTCCTCGATCGCTACGTGCCGTTCAAGAGCGGCGACTATTTCTCGCAGGGGCAGTTGCTGGACTTGCAGCAGGCGTTGAACGGCGCCGATTACTTCGCCGTGGTCAACGTCATCCCCGATACCGACAACGCGAAGGACGGCACCATCGACATCGCCGTGGAACTGGCGCCGGCCAAGCGCACCATCTACACGGGCGGCCCCTTCTACGGCACAGACACCGGCCCCGGCCTACGCGGCGGCATCGAAAAACGCTGGATCAACGACCGCGGCCACAAGTGGAAGAACGAACTGGTCGTGGCCCAGCGGCTGAAAACGATCTCCACGCTGTACCAGATTCCCCTGCCCGGCCCCAACCAGCGCAGCTTCAATTTCGGCGCCAATTTCCGCGACGCGGACACGGTTACCTCGCAGTCGCGCACGCTGCAGCTGGTGGCCAACGAAACCCGGCTCTGGCACGGCTGGACGCGCACCATCGGCGTCAGCGCGTTGTCCGGCACCTTCACGGTCGGCAAGCGCGGCGACGAGAGCGACTCCGCCGAGGGCCTGGAGCACGGCCGTAGCACCCTGCTGTATCCGGAAGTCACGTTGAGCCGGAAGAAGGGCGACAACCCCACCTTCGTGCGCAGCGGCTGGTCGCTCACGCTGACCGCGCGCAGCACCGCCGGCGGCCTGCTGTCGGATGCGCGGTTCTCCCAGGTTATCGGCGACGCGAAGTGGATCCAGTCGTTCTGGGGGCGCAACCGCCTGATCCTGCGCGGCACCGCCGGCAAGATCTGGACGGACGATTTCAGTGCCCTGCCTCCGCAGCTGCGTTTCTTCGCCGGTGGCGATCGCTCCGTGCGCGGTTACGATTTCGAGAGCATCGGCCCGCGCAACGCCTTCGGACGCGTCATCGGCGGCGAAGGCCTGCTGGTGGGCAGCACCGAGGTGGAGCACTACTTCACCCGAAACTGGGGCATGGCCGCGTTCGTCGACGCCGGCAACGCCTTCACCGGCACCGATTACAGCCCGCGCGTGGGCGCTGGCCTGGGCGTGCGCTGGCTGTCACCGGTGGGCATGATCCGTGCCGACGTCGGCGTGCCCGTCGGCGACAAGAACGAGCATGGCATCCATCTGCATGTCGTCATCGGGCCCGACCTGTGAGGAGCGTCCGCATGACATGGTTCGTCCGTATCGCCGTGGCGCTGGGCGCGTTGCTGCTCGTGATCGTCCTCGGCGTCTGGTGGCTGGTCGGCAGCGCATCCGGCCTGCGCTTCGCGCTGGCCCGCGCGCAAGGCTTCACCGATGGCGCCCTCACGGTGCAACAGGCGGAGGGTCGCCTGGCCGGGCCGCTGGACATCACCGGCCTGCGCTACCGCGACGGCAAGGGCATGGATGTACGCGTCGCCACGGCGCACCTGGACTTCGCGTTCGGTGCGCTGCTGCGCAAGCGTGCCCACATCTACACCCTGACCGCGGACGGCATCGATGTCGCCCTCGGACCCAGCCAGCCGGACACCCAGCCCTCCGAGCCCCTCTCGCTCAAGCCGCCGCTCGACATCGTGCTGGACCGGGTCAAGGTCGGCCATGTGAGGGTCACCCAGGAAGGCAAGCCGCTGTTCGAGTCGAACTCGCTGGACCTGGCCGGTTCATGGACGGCGGACGGCATCGCGCTCAAGACACTGGCACTGCGCGCTCCCGACGGCCAGGCGGACCTCGGCGGCACGTTGGCGGTGGGCAAGCAGTATCACGGCGACGGCACGGCGAGTTTCCGCTGGAAGGTCGGCGACATCGACTACGCGGGCACCGTCGAGGCGCACAGTGATGGCGCCCGGGCGCATACCGTGGTCAAGCTGACCCTGCCGCTGCTCGCGCAGGTGGACGCCAACCTGCAACAGAGCGGCGACTTCCCCTGGACGGCATCCATCGATGCGCCGTCCTTCGATCCGAAGCCGCTGCTGGGTGAGACCAGCCTGACGTCGCTGGCCCTGGCCGTGAAGGGTAGCGGCGACCGCTACGGCGCCAACCTCACGGGCGATCTGTCGCTCAATGATTACGTCGTGCGCCTGGCGCCCTTGAAGGCCACCTTCGATCACGAGTACAAGCGCCTGACACTGGACGAACTGACCATCGGCTCGCCGCAGGTCAAGGGCTCGATCACAGCGAAGGGCACGGTGGACATCGCGGCCGCGCCCGTCTCGGCCGATCTGGCACTGAACTGGAAGGACGTGCTGCTGCCGGCCAACGTCGCCGGGCAGGACCTGGCCAGCACGGGACAGCTCGGCTTCAAGGGCAGCGCCGACGCCTACCACGCTGCCGGCGATGTCGATATCGGGCCGCCGGGACGACTCGGCAAGTTCACGCTGGACGTGGACGGCACTCCGGATGTCGTCACGCTGCACACGGTGGATCT
This DNA window, taken from Luteibacter sp. 9135, encodes the following:
- a CDS encoding glycosyltransferase family 2 protein produces the protein MSAATKTDRSHPILAALILAVLVAGLNFGLWLVANLPNGPSDWHGPIPGFAFTAYQRYQNPMKGDFSTDPEIDSDLKLVRRYSPRIRTYSMLENPQTIRLAAKEGLDVMAGANIDTRLENNEREIEALIAQANRYPKTISRVIVGNESLFRGDMKPAQIMAYLDRVRAAVRQPVSVAEPFHVWIQNPELADHVDFITVHLFPYWNGIEARAGVADSIGTRNADGSNDTEGSYQALQKVFPGKHIAIGEIGWPSNGDRYKYAYPSVSNEAIFLREFFNVAKRKGIDDYYVLEAIDQPWKENLGEGRTGAYWGMFNADRQLKFPFTGPVTEDVGWPWKAFAASLLAFFPMLWFGYRFSRFKLMGRLFFMALVQLACGLIVWSATLPFNFYLSPFDWAMLILLFPAQIAILSILLINGFEFTEVLWRREWIRHAGMLPKDPVERQPFVSIHLACHNEPPEMVQVTLDSLAALDYENYEVLVLDNNTKDPAVWEPVKAYCEQLGARFRFFHLEPWPGYKAGALNFGLTATDERADVVAVIDADYVVREDWLASLTGYFHDAKVAVVQCPQAHRDFENNRFRRMTAWEYDGFFRIGMHHRNERNAIIQHGTMTMVRRSALEGTGGWSEWTICEDAELGLRLMHAGYELVYVDELMGKGLTPADFKAYKSQRYRWAFGAMQILKGRWTWMTRKGPLSAGQRFHFLTGWFSWFADALHFIFTMMGLLWTAGMIYAPQYFNLPMQLFLIPVIGFFFAKAIFGFVLYRARVPCSWYDTIMASVASMGLSHAIARGILHGLTREKTAFVVTAKSRRMGGSSFAAFAPVREEGLMAIALLCAVIGMALHYGTAYTESVLWMFILAAQSIPYVSALVGAWIAHRAGDEAG
- a CDS encoding autotransporter assembly complex protein TamA, with the protein product MRLKRRHGLLLLPWFLLPGLVHAGIVLTVDGVDDTLKNAVVAGVDLSQYTQRDVTAAQVRRLYEKAPEQVQATLRPYGYYEASATGDLKQVGKDWQVTLHVVPGLPVKITAVNVTVDDDAGKVPAVRRAVRGVTALKDQPMNDGAYEGARDAVSGALTATGYLDARLVTHTVEVNRAEHSATVNLAWDTGKRYRYGHVVFKNSQFRDGFLDRYVPFKSGDYFSQGQLLDLQQALNGADYFAVVNVIPDTDNAKDGTIDIAVELAPAKRTIYTGGPFYGTDTGPGLRGGIEKRWINDRGHKWKNELVVAQRLKTISTLYQIPLPGPNQRSFNFGANFRDADTVTSQSRTLQLVANETRLWHGWTRTIGVSALSGTFTVGKRGDESDSAEGLEHGRSTLLYPEVTLSRKKGDNPTFVRSGWSLTLTARSTAGGLLSDARFSQVIGDAKWIQSFWGRNRLILRGTAGKIWTDDFSALPPQLRFFAGGDRSVRGYDFESIGPRNAFGRVIGGEGLLVGSTEVEHYFTRNWGMAAFVDAGNAFTGTDYSPRVGAGLGVRWLSPVGMIRADVGVPVGDKNEHGIHLHVVIGPDL